The following proteins are co-located in the Maridesulfovibrio sp. genome:
- the rplA gene encoding 50S ribosomal protein L1, with translation MPKHGKKYRKATEGTEQIGLTVEQAVASAVEKAYAKFDETVDVAINLGVDPKYSDQMIRGAVTLPNGLGKDVRVACFVSGEKEAEAKEAGADFVGGDDLVAKVKDGWLDFDKAIATPDMMAKVGQIGRVLGPRGLMPNAKTGTVTFDVAHAVKEVKAGRVEFKVDKAGVLHAPIGKVSFGPEKLLENLKSLLETVNKLKPSSAKGTYMKAVAVATTMGPGFKIDPLAARKYAES, from the coding sequence ATGCCTAAGCACGGAAAAAAATACAGAAAAGCAACAGAAGGTACCGAGCAGATCGGTCTGACCGTTGAACAGGCGGTAGCTTCTGCTGTAGAAAAGGCATATGCCAAATTCGACGAGACTGTTGATGTTGCCATCAACCTCGGCGTAGACCCCAAATATTCCGACCAGATGATCCGTGGTGCAGTTACCCTGCCTAACGGTCTCGGTAAGGATGTTCGCGTAGCTTGCTTCGTGAGCGGGGAAAAAGAAGCGGAAGCCAAGGAAGCCGGTGCTGACTTTGTCGGTGGCGATGACTTGGTTGCCAAAGTAAAGGACGGATGGCTTGATTTCGATAAAGCTATCGCAACTCCTGACATGATGGCTAAAGTCGGTCAGATCGGCCGTGTGCTCGGACCTCGTGGTCTGATGCCTAACGCAAAGACCGGTACCGTTACTTTTGATGTGGCTCATGCCGTTAAAGAAGTAAAAGCTGGACGCGTAGAATTCAAGGTCGATAAGGCTGGTGTTCTGCATGCGCCCATCGGAAAGGTTTCTTTCGGACCTGAAAAGCTCCTTGAGAACCTTAAATCTCTGCTGGAAACCGTGAACAAACTTAAACCTTCCTCTGCGAAAGGTACCTACATGAAGGCTGTTGCCGTAGCTACCACCATGGGACCCGGTTTCAAGATTGATCCTCTGGCAGCGAGAAAATACGCAGAGTCCTAA
- the rplK gene encoding 50S ribosomal protein L11, whose protein sequence is MAKKEIGKIKLQIPAGSANPSPPVGPALGQHGVNIMEFCKAFNAKTQDQKGMIIPVIITVYQDRSFSFITKTPPASTLLLKAAKLQKGSGEPNKNKVGKVTMAQVKEIAELKAPDLTAADTEAAMKSIMGTARSMGIEVTE, encoded by the coding sequence ATGGCCAAGAAAGAAATAGGCAAAATCAAGCTTCAGATACCTGCTGGCTCTGCAAACCCGTCCCCACCGGTCGGTCCTGCACTCGGTCAGCACGGTGTAAATATAATGGAATTCTGCAAGGCGTTTAACGCCAAAACGCAGGATCAGAAGGGCATGATCATTCCGGTGATCATCACTGTCTATCAGGACAGGTCCTTTTCCTTCATTACCAAGACTCCGCCGGCATCCACCCTCCTGCTTAAGGCTGCAAAGCTACAGAAAGGTTCCGGCGAGCCTAACAAAAACAAGGTCGGTAAAGTGACCATGGCTCAGGTTAAAGAAATTGCTGAGCTTAAAGCACCCGACCTGACCGCTGCCGATACTGAAGCTGCCATGAAATCCATCATGGGAACAGCCCGCAGTATGGGCATTGAAGTCACAGAATAG
- the rpmG gene encoding 50S ribosomal protein L33, whose protein sequence is MRVKVQMQCTECKRRNYSTMKNKKNTTGRIELKKYCPFDKKHTLHRESK, encoded by the coding sequence ATGCGTGTCAAAGTTCAGATGCAGTGCACCGAGTGTAAGCGTCGTAACTATTCGACGATGAAGAACAAGAAGAACACTACTGGTCGCATCGAGTTGAAGAAGTATTGCCCTTTTGATAAGAAGCATACTCTTCACAGAGAGTCCAAGTAG
- the tuf gene encoding elongation factor Tu, which translates to MGKAKFERGKPHVNIGTIGHIDHGKTTLTAAITKIAGLAGNGEYVAFDEIDKAPEEKERGITIATAHVEYETEARHYAHVDCPGHADYIKNMITGAAQMDGAILVVAATDGPMPQTREHILLARQVGVPGIVVFLNKCDMVDDEELLELVEMEVRELLSSYDFPGDDLPVIQGSALKALECDSADDEAAKPILDLLAACDSYIEEPERDIDKPFLMPIEDVFSISGRGTVVTGRVERGVIKVGEEVEIVGIRDTAKTTCTGVEMFRKLLDQGQAGDNVGVLLRGTKRDEVERGQVLAAPKSINPHTKFKAEVYVLSKDEGGRHTPFFSGYRPQFYFRTTDITGVVTLEEGVEMVMPGDNATFNVEMINPIAMDPGLRFAIREGGRTVGAGVVTEILE; encoded by the coding sequence ATGGGTAAGGCTAAATTTGAACGCGGTAAGCCTCATGTTAATATCGGTACCATTGGTCACATTGACCATGGTAAAACCACTCTGACTGCTGCTATCACCAAGATCGCTGGTCTTGCTGGTAACGGCGAATACGTAGCTTTCGACGAAATCGACAAAGCTCCTGAAGAAAAAGAACGCGGTATCACCATTGCTACCGCTCACGTAGAATACGAAACCGAAGCACGTCACTACGCTCACGTAGACTGCCCCGGTCACGCTGACTACATCAAAAACATGATCACTGGTGCTGCTCAGATGGACGGCGCAATCCTCGTTGTTGCTGCTACTGACGGTCCCATGCCTCAGACTCGTGAGCACATCCTGCTCGCTCGTCAGGTTGGTGTTCCCGGAATCGTTGTATTCCTGAACAAGTGCGACATGGTTGATGATGAAGAACTCCTCGAGCTCGTAGAAATGGAAGTTCGTGAACTTCTTTCTTCCTACGATTTCCCCGGTGACGATCTTCCCGTTATCCAGGGTTCTGCTCTTAAAGCTCTTGAGTGCGACAGCGCTGATGATGAAGCTGCAAAGCCCATTCTTGATCTCCTCGCTGCTTGTGACTCCTACATCGAAGAGCCCGAGCGTGACATCGACAAACCTTTCCTTATGCCTATTGAAGACGTTTTCTCCATCTCCGGTCGTGGTACCGTTGTTACCGGTCGTGTTGAGCGCGGTGTAATCAAAGTTGGTGAAGAAGTAGAAATCGTTGGTATCAGAGACACCGCTAAGACTACTTGTACTGGTGTTGAAATGTTCCGTAAGCTTCTCGACCAGGGTCAGGCTGGTGACAACGTTGGTGTTCTCCTTCGTGGTACCAAGCGTGATGAAGTTGAGCGCGGCCAGGTTCTCGCAGCACCTAAGTCCATCAACCCCCACACCAAGTTCAAGGCAGAAGTTTACGTTCTGTCCAAAGACGAAGGTGGACGTCACACTCCTTTCTTCTCCGGCTACCGTCCTCAGTTCTACTTCCGTACAACTGACATCACCGGTGTAGTTACCCTCGAAGAAGGCGTTGAAATGGTTATGCCTGGCGATAACGCTACCTTCAACGTTGAAATGATCAACCCCATCGCTATGGATCCGGGTCTGCGCTTCGCTATTCGCGAAGGTGGCCGTACCGTAGGCGCAGGAGTTGTTACTGAAATTCTGGAGTAA
- a CDS encoding chemotaxis protein, with amino-acid sequence MAQTDILLEAGTNELEIVEFWLEEEPREEGEGNYRGFYGVNVAKVLEIIRIPDKITKLPKVAHPAIMGTFNLRNKVIPLVDLSHWLKKPRVETEPPKVIVTEFNNVSSAFLVSGVTRIHRISWEKVEAPSTYVSTLSEDSITGVVKFEDRISLILDLEKIVAELNPDLGLKLDDSIDWNNNAGYKAIIADDSTLIREMLYEMMVRAKFHVEMANTGRACWEKLQEHKRRSIEEKRPITDFVNVVISDIEMPVMDGHNLTVRIKADEVLKQLPVILFSSIITDKLRHKGESVGADDQISKPEVTELAQRAIALIEK; translated from the coding sequence ATGGCTCAGACTGATATTTTACTTGAAGCCGGTACTAATGAACTTGAAATCGTTGAATTCTGGCTTGAAGAAGAACCGCGCGAAGAAGGCGAAGGCAACTATCGCGGATTTTATGGCGTCAACGTTGCCAAGGTTCTGGAAATCATCAGAATTCCTGACAAAATAACCAAACTTCCTAAGGTTGCCCACCCTGCTATCATGGGGACTTTCAACCTGCGCAATAAAGTCATCCCTCTTGTGGATCTTAGCCACTGGCTCAAAAAACCACGTGTTGAAACTGAACCGCCCAAAGTAATTGTCACCGAATTCAACAATGTCTCTTCAGCTTTCCTTGTTTCCGGGGTGACTAGAATCCACAGAATCAGCTGGGAAAAAGTAGAAGCACCCTCGACATACGTCTCCACCCTCTCCGAAGACTCTATTACCGGGGTTGTTAAATTTGAAGACAGAATATCCCTGATCCTTGACCTTGAAAAAATCGTAGCCGAGCTGAACCCTGATCTCGGACTGAAACTTGACGATTCTATCGACTGGAACAATAACGCAGGATACAAAGCCATCATCGCTGACGACTCCACCTTGATCAGGGAAATGCTCTACGAAATGATGGTCCGTGCTAAGTTTCACGTAGAGATGGCTAATACCGGCCGTGCATGCTGGGAAAAGCTGCAGGAGCATAAGCGACGCTCAATTGAAGAGAAGCGTCCTATCACCGACTTTGTCAACGTGGTTATCTCTGACATCGAAATGCCGGTTATGGACGGACACAACCTTACTGTACGCATCAAAGCAGATGAAGTACTTAAGCAATTGCCTGTAATCCTTTTCTCTTCAATCATTACCGACAAGCTGCGCCATAAGGGTGAGTCCGTCGGTGCTGATGACCAGATTTCAAAGCCTGAAGTAACCGAACTGGCTCAGCGCGCCATTGCCCTGATCGAAAAATAA
- the secE gene encoding preprotein translocase subunit SecE — protein sequence MAKKKNKGAGVQAKAETQGAGSKIKQFTEFFEQSKVEIKKVVWPTQKETIQTCTAVLVLVVVMSLFLGVVDMGLSKLVEAILS from the coding sequence ATGGCCAAGAAAAAAAATAAAGGTGCGGGAGTTCAGGCTAAGGCTGAAACTCAAGGAGCCGGTAGCAAGATAAAACAGTTTACCGAATTCTTTGAGCAGTCCAAGGTCGAAATCAAGAAGGTCGTATGGCCTACTCAGAAAGAGACTATACAGACCTGTACCGCCGTCTTGGTCCTTGTCGTAGTCATGTCGCTTTTTCTGGGTGTTGTTGACATGGGTCTCAGCAAACTTGTTGAGGCAATCCTGTCTTAA
- a CDS encoding tRNA-dihydrouridine synthase family protein, translating into MKTLPISPDKPWLAPLAGYSDLPFRMLCRKRGCAVACTEMVSVKGLKYDGKGTKVLLATCPEDAPLVVQLFGGEPQDYSDTMPQLIDEGYSFFDLNSGCPVKKVLKTGGGSALHLDPDRLVETATAMVRVAGEGKVGVKIRLGFLNGEDNFLEIAKRLEDAGVAWLTMHPRYAKQMFSGQADWSKLAVLKQNVSIPVIGSGDLFTAEDAMECIKQTGIDGIMFARGALFDPEIFARYLKLLDDPQCATLPPFDLGKTMEEHIMMTKDFDGSNRSFRKIRSILPRYAKGMDGIRAIRTKLTACEDWEELLDAAREVSTLTRDRC; encoded by the coding sequence ATGAAAACACTTCCAATAAGTCCAGATAAACCATGGCTGGCGCCCTTAGCCGGATATTCCGACCTGCCCTTTCGCATGCTCTGCCGCAAACGTGGATGTGCCGTTGCCTGCACAGAGATGGTCAGCGTCAAAGGATTGAAATATGACGGAAAAGGGACCAAGGTCTTGCTCGCCACCTGCCCGGAAGACGCCCCATTGGTCGTCCAGCTATTCGGCGGGGAGCCGCAAGACTATTCAGACACTATGCCCCAACTGATAGATGAGGGCTACTCTTTTTTTGATTTAAACTCAGGCTGCCCGGTGAAGAAAGTCCTCAAAACAGGCGGCGGATCCGCCCTTCACCTTGATCCTGACCGTTTGGTTGAAACAGCAACTGCTATGGTCCGCGTGGCTGGCGAAGGCAAAGTCGGAGTTAAGATCAGGCTCGGTTTCCTGAACGGCGAGGACAACTTCCTTGAAATCGCTAAACGACTCGAAGATGCCGGTGTAGCATGGCTGACCATGCATCCGCGCTATGCAAAACAGATGTTCTCAGGTCAAGCAGACTGGTCCAAGCTTGCAGTATTAAAACAAAATGTATCCATTCCCGTGATTGGAAGCGGCGATCTTTTTACTGCTGAAGATGCAATGGAGTGCATCAAGCAAACCGGAATAGACGGAATCATGTTCGCCCGCGGCGCTCTTTTTGATCCTGAAATATTCGCCCGCTATCTAAAACTGCTTGATGACCCTCAATGTGCTACCCTGCCCCCCTTTGATCTTGGTAAAACCATGGAAGAGCATATCATGATGACCAAAGATTTTGACGGCAGCAACCGTTCTTTCAGGAAAATAAGGTCTATCCTTCCCCGTTACGCTAAAGGTATGGACGGTATCCGGGCCATCAGGACCAAGCTCACTGCTTGCGAAGACTGGGAAGAACTTCTCGATGCAGCAAGAGAAGTTTCTACCCTCACACGGGACCGTTGCTAA
- a CDS encoding chloride channel protein translates to MVSSSESKTSKRTGTAINPRVQYVLLMSFSVAIGMAAAGGAFLFRWLIDTFQHFFWAKGNSFLDMAANSPWWVVLFLPCIGGLIAGVIITNWAPEAQGPGVPEVIKALAVRGGVIRHRITFLKALVTSLLIGCGASVGREGPVVQIGASLGSSAARIFRLDPSMLPVCVASGAAAGIAATFNAPLTGTLFAIEILLLDTEMSYVSHIIVASVTASALSKFFWGDFPTFDAPKFIFNNFEELIIFFLLGILAGLVSIAFVKMIQICEVTFDHIPVPGWVKPGLGGLILGAIALKIPAVLGVGYEAVNMGLTGVLPLDLAILILGAKLVATSLCIGSGMSGGIFAPSLVLGAALGVSVSSTINMIFPELALTHGQYALVGMGTVVAGTTLAPITAVLTVFELTYSYKIILPMMVGCITSALVVRILKGYSVYEAKLLRQGINILRGHDESVMVNVSIQEVMETEFNYLRTTDTLSKAADMVLDSDFPHFPVLDENNKLAGILTLRDMRAFLKNAQDLKGGAEIVDTLMVRTIVSLPVDSNLKEAIIKFERTGVSFLPLVNQDETVAGIIKSKDAMNIFREKKYKNKILSSSI, encoded by the coding sequence ATGGTTTCCTCTTCCGAATCCAAAACTAGCAAACGTACTGGAACTGCAATTAATCCGCGGGTCCAGTACGTTTTACTTATGTCCTTTTCCGTAGCTATCGGTATGGCTGCGGCAGGCGGGGCTTTCCTCTTCCGCTGGCTGATTGATACTTTCCAGCACTTCTTCTGGGCCAAAGGTAATTCCTTCCTCGATATGGCGGCCAATTCTCCATGGTGGGTGGTGCTGTTCCTCCCCTGCATAGGCGGACTTATCGCCGGAGTAATCATCACCAACTGGGCACCGGAAGCTCAAGGCCCGGGAGTACCCGAAGTAATAAAAGCTCTTGCCGTACGTGGCGGGGTAATCCGACACCGCATTACCTTCCTCAAGGCTTTAGTCACCAGCCTGCTCATTGGATGCGGTGCGTCAGTGGGACGAGAAGGTCCTGTTGTGCAGATAGGAGCTTCGCTGGGCTCCTCTGCAGCAAGAATATTCCGTCTTGATCCGTCCATGCTTCCGGTCTGTGTTGCTTCCGGAGCTGCAGCAGGAATTGCGGCAACCTTTAATGCACCTTTAACCGGAACATTATTTGCCATTGAGATTCTGCTTCTGGATACTGAAATGTCCTACGTCAGCCATATCATCGTAGCATCAGTAACAGCATCCGCACTTTCAAAATTTTTTTGGGGAGACTTCCCCACCTTTGATGCTCCAAAATTTATTTTCAACAATTTCGAAGAACTGATCATTTTCTTCCTGCTTGGAATTCTAGCAGGACTGGTCTCTATTGCTTTTGTAAAAATGATACAGATCTGCGAAGTCACCTTTGACCACATCCCAGTCCCCGGCTGGGTGAAACCCGGTCTTGGTGGACTGATTCTTGGAGCAATAGCACTTAAGATTCCTGCAGTACTCGGCGTAGGTTACGAAGCTGTTAATATGGGTTTGACAGGAGTTTTACCCCTTGATCTGGCCATACTGATACTGGGGGCCAAACTTGTGGCTACTTCCCTTTGTATCGGATCGGGAATGAGTGGTGGTATTTTCGCTCCCTCGCTGGTTTTAGGAGCAGCTCTAGGGGTATCGGTCAGCTCGACCATTAATATGATTTTCCCGGAACTTGCCCTTACCCATGGACAATATGCCTTAGTCGGCATGGGAACCGTTGTGGCCGGAACCACCCTTGCGCCCATTACCGCAGTACTCACTGTTTTTGAGCTGACATATTCATACAAAATAATCCTGCCCATGATGGTGGGTTGCATCACCAGTGCGCTTGTAGTTCGCATACTCAAAGGCTATTCCGTTTATGAAGCAAAATTATTGCGTCAGGGCATAAATATTCTACGCGGACATGACGAATCGGTAATGGTAAATGTTTCGATACAGGAAGTAATGGAAACAGAATTCAATTACCTGCGTACAACCGACACCCTCAGCAAGGCTGCCGACATGGTGCTGGACTCCGACTTCCCACATTTTCCGGTTCTGGATGAAAATAATAAACTTGCCGGAATTCTGACCCTGCGCGACATGCGTGCATTCCTGAAAAATGCACAAGATTTAAAAGGAGGAGCCGAGATAGTGGATACCTTGATGGTCCGCACTATTGTATCGCTTCCCGTGGACTCCAACCTCAAGGAAGCCATTATTAAATTTGAAAGAACCGGGGTATCTTTCTTGCCGCTTGTTAATCAAGACGAAACCGTAGCAGGTATAATTAAATCCAAAGACGCCATGAATATTTTTCGCGAAAAAAAATACAAAAATAAAATTCTTTCTTCCTCGATCTAA
- the nusG gene encoding transcription termination/antitermination protein NusG: MNADAEKPQGRKARWYIVHTYSGFEQRVEQTVREMMRTGQDNGLIEEVVVPTEKVVELVKGEKRTSTRKFYPGYVMIKMIMEDESWHLIQSIPRVTGFIGGKNRPTPMRDSEAAKILSLMEDRQEQPRPKFNFDRGDDVRVIDGPFSGFNGVVEDVNYDKGKLRVSVSIFGRQTPVELDFVQVTKG, from the coding sequence ATGAACGCAGACGCTGAAAAACCTCAGGGAAGGAAGGCCCGTTGGTACATTGTTCATACCTATTCAGGTTTTGAACAGCGGGTTGAGCAGACTGTCCGTGAAATGATGAGAACTGGTCAGGACAATGGACTGATCGAAGAAGTTGTCGTCCCCACGGAAAAAGTTGTCGAGCTGGTTAAAGGGGAAAAGAGAACATCTACTCGGAAATTTTATCCGGGTTATGTCATGATCAAAATGATCATGGAGGATGAATCATGGCATCTCATCCAGTCTATTCCTCGTGTTACCGGATTCATCGGTGGCAAAAACCGCCCGACTCCAATGCGCGACAGCGAAGCAGCCAAAATCCTGAGCCTGATGGAAGACCGTCAGGAACAGCCGAGACCCAAGTTCAACTTTGATCGTGGCGATGATGTCAGGGTTATTGATGGACCGTTCAGCGGTTTCAACGGCGTTGTAGAAGATGTTAACTACGACAAAGGCAAGCTTCGGGTGTCAGTCTCCATTTTCGGCCGCCAGACCCCAGTGGAACTTGACTTCGTTCAGGTAACCAAAGGGTAG
- a CDS encoding EAL domain-containing protein — protein sequence MESDIKNCITAISKVVTEDGITVLFQPVVSLLSRSVIGFEAFARGVDEKGETIAPPGCLFNSSLPIQAQLKVEELCLKKSLESYKPLYEKYSDMLLYLNINCGVYCRAEDKGRGPHQLAELYKYSPRMIVFEMDAVQLIENPPLEMIRGVREKGYRLCVDNVLPSFDCIDRLHIIKPDFVKIDRKFYGGIEKSKRIKKKLASIATLFSLCGVLPVAKGVETELEAVSLMQSGFYMQQGYFYSDSAEADGKEDSFADKISRISKFVKGEKRDKSAQSSENFKNSHILLKSTITSLQQGGDEDMNRILDELVKKNDNVVSVYILDSSGKQRSKRLAGKAADPFGLRVIPSVVGSDHSSQDYFIYLNSGLEKAAGERCPDALCNERYNYLAGFYYKEGSRRGKILVLEYVNSSQEEAKD from the coding sequence GTGGAAAGCGATATTAAAAATTGCATTACAGCCATCAGTAAGGTTGTAACTGAAGATGGTATTACCGTTTTATTCCAGCCTGTTGTGTCTCTTCTCTCGCGCTCTGTAATCGGCTTCGAGGCCTTTGCCCGTGGAGTTGATGAAAAGGGTGAAACCATTGCCCCTCCCGGTTGTCTTTTTAACTCCTCTCTACCTATTCAAGCACAACTCAAGGTAGAGGAATTATGCCTTAAGAAGAGTCTTGAGTCCTACAAACCCCTGTACGAAAAATATAGCGATATGCTTCTATACCTGAATATTAATTGCGGGGTCTATTGTCGTGCTGAGGATAAAGGCCGTGGTCCCCATCAACTTGCTGAACTTTATAAGTACTCCCCCAGAATGATCGTTTTTGAAATGGATGCAGTTCAGCTTATAGAAAACCCACCACTGGAGATGATCCGGGGTGTCCGTGAGAAAGGATACAGATTATGTGTTGATAATGTCCTGCCCTCTTTTGATTGCATAGATCGGTTGCATATAATTAAGCCTGATTTTGTTAAAATTGATCGCAAATTTTATGGAGGAATCGAGAAATCAAAAAGAATCAAGAAGAAATTGGCTTCAATCGCGACGTTGTTTTCCCTTTGTGGTGTTTTACCGGTAGCAAAGGGAGTAGAAACTGAGCTGGAAGCCGTTTCCTTAATGCAAAGCGGATTTTATATGCAACAAGGGTATTTCTATTCAGACAGCGCCGAAGCTGACGGCAAGGAAGATTCTTTTGCTGATAAGATCAGTCGGATAAGTAAGTTTGTGAAGGGTGAGAAGAGAGACAAGAGTGCACAGAGCTCTGAAAATTTCAAGAATTCGCATATACTGTTAAAGAGCACCATCACAAGTTTGCAGCAGGGTGGAGATGAGGATATGAACCGTATTCTTGATGAATTGGTAAAAAAGAATGATAATGTTGTTTCTGTCTATATTCTCGATAGTTCCGGTAAACAAAGAAGCAAGCGTCTGGCCGGGAAGGCTGCCGATCCGTTTGGGCTGCGTGTCATCCCTTCGGTTGTGGGAAGTGACCATAGTAGTCAGGATTATTTTATTTATTTGAATTCAGGGTTGGAAAAAGCTGCAGGGGAGCGCTGCCCTGATGCTCTTTGCAATGAAAGATATAATTATCTGGCAGGATTTTATTACAAGGAAGGTAGTCGCCGGGGTAAGATTCTGGTTCTGGAATACGTAAATTCTTCGCAAGAAGAGGCAAAGGATTAG